cattaaaaaaaagggtttattaaaatatctgGACCTGAATAAAATCTCATATTTTACCAATGACAAGTAATAAATCAAACACATATAATACAATACCCCTagattatgtatataaaataaatatatatatttgataattgttttaaaagCTTTCCATCATAATTTGACAACTAAAGACACTTAATCCATCTCCGAAATTCTGAAATAATGCATAGCACATAGGAAACTATAAGTTTCATTGGAACTTTCATTTAAAAGTAGCTAAGTATTACATGATTTCTACAATGAACTTGATAtgtattataatacaaaatattatcatgATTTGTTTGAACGCAATGAAAACTTTGAGAGAACCCTATCAGTACACTATTAAACACTATCAGAATCAAACACCCATCATATCAGAGACAAATCCACATCATAATACGAAGGCACTgcttttttgataaataaaatatttaatgaatatttgtgATGAGCAatccataatataaaataaaatgtataaaataatggaCATCACACACAAGCAACACCATTCACAATCCTCTAATCCTACAACACAATCTGAGAGCACACAATTTTACAGTTAAAACAGATGAGTAGGCAGAACCGTTTTTTAATTGTCTTCAATTAAATCGAtcaaataatttcattaattattgcaaatatacacaataaaaaccatacaaattaatattaccaCTACACACTAATTTTAACTGCCCATTCTTGTagttaaattcataaaattaaaataaaaaaaaatgaactacATAGCTAGagctaaaatattaattgtgtaaatatgattaataatatacttataaatagTTGTTGTAATTAAAAATCAGTTACTAAAACCAATACTGAAAAGGTGTAAACCTACATATCTTTGCTAACTTATTGCCAAAGTTATAAATGGCCTTACGTAATTATCTTACTAATAATCAATTATGTTAATAGTGGGAGCTTCACTTGAATAGTTCAGTCATAACAAGGGGCCTCTAGCATAAGTTTTCAAGTGAAAACACATCACAGAAGTGAGTTAAATCACaactaaaatacaaaaagaactactttattgtagtaaaaaatttaatttagattatGTTTGTGTCAACATTTgacagatctatactaataaatctGTCAAAAATGCAATGGCTCTTGTGACCGTATTAAACACTTCAAAtgtcaaatatttttactcGAAAACTTAAGATTTTAACTTTATATCAACATCAgtgttgttttaaaatgaaaacacaCTGAATTAGTggcataaatataatattattcattatgTTGATGTTATGCCCACTTTCTGTTCCACACATTTAGAATAATAATTTGAGAATGTGGTATGCTGTCAATGTCTGTACCATGCACCTTGGACTCTCGTCTGGAAGTGCGAGACGGGTGTGACGAGGTAAGCCTGTTGGGGTTGTTGCACTACAGCCAAAGGTATAACTTGTTGAGCCATTTCCACTGGCTGTCCGTTATCCTCTGAAACGCCGAGTGGTTGCATGTGCTGTGAAACCTGTTGCACACCTTGTTGGGTGAGAACCTGTTGGTGCTGGCTCACTTGCGGCACCAGCATCTGCTGCTGCAtttgctgctgctgctgcggCTGCTGTTGATGGATGACCACGTGAGGCTGGTTCTGCATTTGCTGGTGCTGTTGTACCTGGACTTGTTGCACTTGTTGCTGTTGCTGCTGCTGTTGTTGCTGTTGCTGCACTTGTTGTTGTTGCTGAGCCTGCTGCTGCGCTTGCTGTTCTCGCTCGTGTTCCTCTTTCTTCTTCTGCTCCATTGCTGCCTTCTTCGCATCCGCCTTCTCTTTTTCCTGCTGTATCCTAATGGGATCTTTGTTCTTGTCGTACGACATGCATTTACCGCTACGGAATGGCACCAAGTCTTTAGGTAATTCCTGTTTCTTGGTCGCAAATTTGACGTGGGGAAACTGGTCTTTCATGAAAGCTCGGAAGGTAGAATACCCCATGAGTTTTACTCCAGGCTCCAAAATTTCCCCATACTCTTTGTACGCTTCGAACAAGTGCTTTCTAGAGTCACCTTGGATGATGACAGTCTTACTCGCCTTTTTACCTTCTCCTGAAGGTTGAACATCTTTCGGTGAGCTGGCATGCTGTTTGAGATACTCCTTCAAGAAGTTTGTAGCATGTTTGTAGATGTCGAGGGTGAACGTGTTGTAGGGTTTCTTACCAACATTGCCGTGGATCCGCGGCGCGACTCCGTGAGTCATAACATGTTGCCTGATTCGTTTTAGCTGATAATGTGTCACATTTTCCAAGTATAGAAAAGCTTCTAAACAAACCTTTCTCCCTTGGTAGACGTAGCAAGCTCTCAATCTCCTGCGGACTTTGTGACGCGACGTCTCAGCTGGGTTGGCCAAACTCGCCATTGTGATGCCCATCAAATACATGTCATGTTCACTTTTGGTCAATTCTGCAATGTTGAGTCGATGGCGGTACACCGCTTCAGGATTGAGGCCTCGATAACAATTATCTTTGCAATCACAGCCCCTTCTTAGTCTCTCTTTTACCTGAAAtgtatacacacatacataaattattttatatatatactattgAGCAgcaccaaataaataaatttgtactaTGACTTGACATGCTATCAAACCAATCAATAGACATAGGCCATAGGCACAATGTTATTTTCACTATTTAGTATGTAGTATATTTTACATCTTTGTATTCTATGAAgtcaaaaactttttttcaaAAGACAACTTTAGAACTATTAAATTGCTAGAGGATATGGTCAAGATTCattttgactcattccctacccctatactATTCTactccctaccctaccctaccgctaccttactcccactctacacctaccctacttctaccctaccccagtACCCCTACTCAACCCCTACTatactacccttaccctaccctaagtatgATAAGGATTATGActaatgtacattgtacactgGAAACCATGAGGTTTAATTAACATAACCATAGACATATTGTTCGCAGCAAGAAAGGTACAAGTAGTTTCATGGGGCACTTACAGGATACCAGTGAATATGTGTCACACAGGAAATATAAATAGATGGATCATCAATGGAATCTTACATTTTTGGCATTTTTGCCTCTAACTTTTTTTCTTGTGTTTGGTAGCTTGGCAATCTGTGTTAACTATGGAAGAGGTATAAATATGGTACAATCAGAACAGCcgtttaaaaagtaggtaatgtTAAGTCTTACAGCTACAACAACTGCTGCTTGACTTCCTTGAGTTCCTGGTTTTAATGCCATTTCATTGACATGAGTTGATTTTCTTGTCTGGTATGTGCTATATCTACTCTTTGACAGTGTAGAACTATATTAGtctatgtaaaataataatttaactaaacttaaataataatttacctgaGCTGGATTATCCTCCAGTTTATTATCGAGGACCTCCTCATCACTGTCAGACTCCGCCTTTTTCTTTCTCTTAGCACCAGCCTTCTTTTCCACATTGGGCTTAGTCTCAACATCCAGATCTGCAGTTTCTACGTTCGTCTCAAACTCAATACTGTACGTCCCTTGCATGGCCTGTATGTTTCCATCTCCGTTCTCAACTTGGATTGTATGGCCTTGCCAAAGCACCTGAAATAGTATAATACAAGTTATGGTAAATCTATTTTCGGCAGTCTGTTCAATTTGTATGTAATGGTAATGTGACAGATGCAGTGTGTATGTGTCTgtgtaatttagtttagttaatgttccttccagtggcgtgcacttcatatatgcattaAAGGATACCCTAACAAATGTCTTTTTAATGCTTATCCAATACACATTTGCTCAGTTTGGTTAAATTGTCTAATAGAGCATACCCATAGGTCTACATCCTTATGCATGCCACTGGTTTTTTCTCTAAAAAGTAATATTCAGCCTGTATGTATACTGCACACTTGTTGTACACCATAACATTACATTAAAagtgaaataaacaaattaacgCAGGATTGCAGTATAAGTTTAGCTACTATTGCTTATAacatttgatataaatattactttatataaaTTCAGTACATTTTGCAAACTGCAAGAAACCTTTAAAAACTACTGATTATATATCTATGAATCATATTAAAGTTACTTATTtgcagaaaaaaattataataatctattacaaagtaatttaataaaattaggttaatattttttattcaaattatctTTTTCTTGGTTTCATTCTTGAGATCTTCCTCCTTATAAGAGATGGGTCTTAGACCCAAcacactgacccaatgcgggATGGCAGGTGAAGTCTTTACTAGATAAATATAACCTACATACTATATAAATAGCGttggtgatatttaaaaaacttccaAAGTCTTTTAAATCTGattcaaacaataaaaagtattgttatttataacCTCAAATGTTATGGCATGTACAAACTACAAAAGCCTCTCGCATAACAAATACAAAAGCACTTCACAGCCCCTGCACTTCCAAGCATtcattatcaaaataatttcagtAAGTTCAAAAATCTAACTGTGTTTATATTAATGCAGTAGTAATACCTGTTCTTGATGTCCATTGTAGCTGTGCTGTTGCATATTCTGGGCAGTGCCAAGTTCAAACACAGAATGCTGGCCCATGACTGGGGTATGCCACTGGGCGCTCTCGCCATAGTCGCCACCGTTCTGGTCGGACGGTATCGCCACTATTATGGTCTCCTTGCTGTCCACACTCCGCCGTTCCACCGACAGGAGAGAGTGCAACACCTCACTCGCCTCCTTCTCCGCAGGATTCACCACTTCCATCTTTTCGTAGGACATTTCCCCGACGCTAAACTACAATGCAAGGCAACATTCATGTCAAATCACATGTACGTACTTACATACGTGTAGTGTGCTATGTACGATGAACGTCGGGCGTCGGGCTAACCCGCCCTGATAGTTCACACGACCCACAACCCCACGATTTTGCCGAGAAAACCGCGATAacttttcaaattcatgtaaataaacataacaaaaaCCGTGCAATTATTAACCTTAATCGCGTTTTTTAAGTTTCATTATCGCATAGCGGATCGAACTCCCGTGGAATATTGGGCCATATAGTCATAGCAGAGAAAGATTCAAACTCACCTTTTTCGCTTTATGTGCACAACCGAGACACTTAAATGTATATTCTTTTAGTTACACTTGTAACGTGGATTGTATTTGTTCACTTGATTT
This DNA window, taken from Bicyclus anynana chromosome 1, ilBicAnyn1.1, whole genome shotgun sequence, encodes the following:
- the LOC112050202 gene encoding uncharacterized protein LOC112050202, producing the protein MSYEKMEVVNPAEKEASEVLHSLLSVERRSVDSKETIIVAIPSDQNGGDYGESAQWHTPVMGQHSVFELGTAQNMQQHSYNGHQEQVLWQGHTIQVENGDGNIQAMQGTYSIEFETNVETADLDVETKPNVEKKAGAKRKKKAESDSDEEVLDNKLEDNPAQVKERLRRGCDCKDNCYRGLNPEAVYRHRLNIAELTKSEHDMYLMGITMASLANPAETSRHKVRRRLRACYVYQGRKVCLEAFLYLENVTHYQLKRIRQHVMTHGVAPRIHGNVGKKPYNTFTLDIYKHATNFLKEYLKQHASSPKDVQPSGEGKKASKTVIIQGDSRKHLFEAYKEYGEILEPGVKLMGYSTFRAFMKDQFPHVKFATKKQELPKDLVPFRSGKCMSYDKNKDPIRIQQEKEKADAKKAAMEQKKKEEHEREQQAQQQAQQQQQVQQQQQQQQQQQQVQQVQVQQHQQMQNQPHVVIHQQQPQQQQQMQQQMLVPQVSQHQQVLTQQGVQQVSQHMQPLGVSEDNGQPVEMAQQVIPLAVVQQPQQAYLVTPVSHFQTRVQGAWYRH